From one Gemella morbillorum genomic stretch:
- a CDS encoding AAA family ATPase, whose protein sequence is MKHKLLNIKKLAVVFGAFAPMHTGHVDFITKAKRENDAVLIIVSGTNTKEDRGTRDGLHLNRRFRYVREVFHDDELVVVDKLDEEGMQAYPNGWKTWLETLHKLIKENTDYQFEKMTFYVGDENHQKPLLSYFEEVFSDEYIDMRDCDNSLCDIKQKEVAIKMIDLTVVPVSSTEIRKNPLIYWRYITKPFRRHFTKKVLVVGSASGGKTTLIKDLGRVFNAPISLEYARFYQEFYNVRDDELDTNDYIRLFANQNEQTSNVIDSGSHTGIVFVDTNATVTMAYVDYYLKDIISEEEYQALKLSYKVAISKEKWDLIILIPPKSAYVNDGFRDMSMASQDIRDDFTNHLIYLLERDGFKDQLLILDSDVDTFFLDNYEKTIRAIKDCLNIEI, encoded by the coding sequence ATGAAGCATAAGTTATTAAATATAAAAAAATTAGCAGTAGTATTTGGGGCTTTTGCACCAATGCACACAGGTCATGTAGATTTTATAACAAAAGCAAAACGAGAAAATGATGCAGTTTTGATTATTGTGTCAGGAACAAATACGAAAGAAGATCGTGGGACTCGTGATGGTCTGCATCTTAATCGACGTTTCCGTTATGTTCGAGAAGTTTTTCATGATGATGAATTAGTTGTAGTGGATAAACTTGATGAAGAAGGTATGCAAGCATATCCGAACGGATGGAAGACTTGGCTAGAAACTCTTCATAAGCTTATTAAAGAGAATACAGATTACCAATTTGAAAAGATGACATTTTATGTGGGGGATGAAAATCATCAAAAACCATTGCTTAGTTATTTTGAAGAAGTTTTTTCTGACGAATATATCGATATGAGGGATTGTGACAATTCTCTTTGTGATATTAAACAAAAAGAAGTGGCAATTAAAATGATTGATTTAACTGTAGTTCCAGTATCTAGCACAGAAATTAGAAAAAACCCGTTAATTTATTGGCGTTATATTACAAAGCCCTTTCGTCGTCATTTTACGAAAAAAGTTTTGGTAGTAGGTTCGGCTTCAGGCGGGAAAACAACATTAATAAAAGATCTTGGTCGTGTTTTTAATGCACCTATATCGCTTGAGTATGCACGTTTTTATCAAGAATTTTATAATGTTCGTGATGATGAACTAGATACTAATGATTATATTCGTCTTTTTGCTAATCAGAACGAACAGACTTCAAATGTCATTGATAGTGGTAGCCATACAGGTATTGTTTTTGTAGACACTAATGCTACGGTGACTATGGCTTATGTAGATTATTATCTTAAAGATATTATTTCAGAAGAAGAGTATCAGGCACTTAAGCTATCATATAAGGTTGCTATTTCAAAAGAAAAATGGGATCTTATTATTCTAATTCCACCAAAATCAGCATATGTTAATGATGGCTTTCGTGATATGAGTATGGCAAGTCAAGATATTCGTGATGACTTTACAAATCACCTTATTTATTTGCTTGAACGAGATGGATTTAAAGATCAACTTTTAATTCTTGATAGCGATGTAGATACTTTCTTTTTAGATAATTATGAAAAAACTATTAGAGCGATAAAAGATTGTCTTAATATTGAAATTTAA
- a CDS encoding TraX family protein, with protein MRNLKFNATQLKYIAIIAMTIDHFAWLLYPGLVREVVPVAMHIIGRLTAPIMWYFIAEGCYYTKNIKKYFLRLMSFAVASHFAFCFGLGIPFNLMVGSIFNKTSVLFPLAMAVLLIAVFRNEKINNTVKILTIIIFCLLTFVADWSSIALMMPFFLYQHRENKKQQVIDYVIWISVYAAIYIIFIDIFYGILQFATLLAIPLLLKYDGTRGQSIGSKWFFYYYYPIHLAIIGIFRIWLYGDIPLVF; from the coding sequence TTGAGGAATTTAAAATTTAATGCAACACAACTGAAGTATATTGCTATTATAGCGATGACAATAGATCATTTTGCATGGTTATTATATCCAGGTTTGGTAAGAGAAGTAGTACCAGTGGCTATGCATATAATTGGCAGACTAACAGCACCTATAATGTGGTACTTTATAGCAGAAGGTTGTTATTATACAAAAAATATTAAAAAATATTTTCTAAGATTGATGAGTTTTGCAGTAGCTAGTCACTTTGCTTTTTGTTTTGGGCTAGGAATTCCTTTTAATCTAATGGTAGGTAGCATTTTTAACAAAACAAGTGTTTTATTTCCACTAGCTATGGCAGTATTATTGATAGCTGTATTTAGAAATGAAAAGATAAATAATACAGTGAAAATTTTAACGATTATTATTTTCTGTTTATTAACTTTTGTGGCAGATTGGTCATCAATAGCGTTAATGATGCCATTTTTCTTGTATCAACATAGAGAGAATAAAAAACAACAAGTTATAGATTATGTAATTTGGATAAGTGTTTATGCAGCCATTTATATAATATTTATTGATATATTCTATGGAATATTACAGTTTGCAACTTTATTGGCTATACCATTATTATTGAAATATGATGGGACAAGGGGTCAAAGCATAGGTTCAAAATGGTTTTTCTATTACTATTATCCAATCCATTTAGCGATTATAGGTATTTTTAGAATTTGGTTATATGGAGATATTCCGTTAGTGTTTTAA
- a CDS encoding TfoX/Sxy family protein, with the protein MASSKEYLNFILEQLDDLENIKYRAMMGEYILYYNDKIVGGIYDDRLLVKPVKSALDYVSNIEYDLPYPGAKEMLLITEVDDKEYLTGLFMTMLAELPTRKVKK; encoded by the coding sequence ATGGCATCAAGTAAAGAATATTTAAATTTCATATTAGAACAGCTAGATGATTTAGAAAATATTAAATATAGAGCGATGATGGGAGAATATATTTTATATTACAATGATAAGATTGTCGGTGGGATATATGATGACAGACTACTTGTAAAACCAGTGAAATCAGCCTTAGATTATGTATCAAATATAGAATATGATTTACCCTATCCAGGAGCAAAGGAAATGCTGTTAATTACTGAGGTAGATGATAAAGAATACTTAACAGGTTTATTTATGACAATGTTAGCAGAATTACCAACAAGAAAAGTAAAAAAGTAA
- a CDS encoding DUF4261 domain-containing protein, producing the protein MEALNENNVVLSMPMFKNNKSYVLDKVIEDLRVYWELDVTDIEGDDELATFKVGDELVALSMMPAPIPNSEFESMYSYSYLWENVENETKEHTNHVIVSILSSDIPPVEKYSLLTKINSSILRTSEDAIGIYQGSATLLLPKELYVAFSELLLSDMLPIQLWIYIGIIYNNERTSVYSYGMQEFDKSEIEILETVMSNREVYNLFINILNYVLAYDVTLKHGETIGFSEDEKIKIIESEAVYVDGNSLKLEI; encoded by the coding sequence ATGGAAGCTTTAAATGAAAATAATGTTGTTTTGTCAATGCCGATGTTCAAAAATAATAAAAGTTATGTTTTAGATAAGGTAATAGAGGATTTAAGAGTATATTGGGAACTTGATGTTACGGATATCGAGGGTGATGATGAACTAGCTACCTTCAAAGTAGGAGATGAACTTGTTGCCTTGTCGATGATGCCAGCTCCAATACCTAATTCAGAATTTGAATCAATGTATAGTTATTCATATTTATGGGAGAATGTAGAAAATGAAACAAAAGAACATACAAATCATGTAATAGTTTCAATTTTATCTAGCGATATACCGCCAGTAGAGAAATATTCATTATTAACAAAAATTAATTCTTCTATATTGCGTACTTCTGAAGATGCTATAGGTATTTATCAAGGATCAGCTACATTATTACTTCCTAAAGAGCTTTATGTTGCTTTTTCAGAGTTATTACTGAGTGATATGCTACCAATACAGCTTTGGATATATATTGGTATTATATACAATAATGAAAGAACAAGCGTTTATTCTTACGGTATGCAAGAGTTTGATAAGTCTGAGATAGAAATATTAGAAACGGTTATGTCAAATAGAGAAGTATATAATTTGTTTATAAATATTTTAAATTATGTTTTGGCTTATGATGTAACATTAAAACATGGAGAAACTATAGGGTTCTCTGAAGATGAAAAAATAAAAATCATTGAATCAGAGGCTGTTTATGTAGATGGTAATTCATTAAAGCTAGAGATTTAA
- a CDS encoding YbgA family protein: MDKKKERILCQKLWAKNKYLVLSKSNQIYLEIRQYLKQEDVNTRVVERYIEQAIKLPEDKGQVTNAFHHVWGYFKKNATSEEKYKFFAKLEEYRDGKTTQNEILKEIRVLLGKYSNKYLQESTFIIGEN; encoded by the coding sequence ATGGATAAAAAGAAGGAACGCATTCTTTGTCAGAAACTTTGGGCGAAAAATAAATATTTGGTGTTAAGTAAATCGAATCAGATATATTTAGAGATTAGACAATATTTAAAACAAGAAGATGTTAATACAAGAGTAGTAGAAAGATATATTGAACAAGCGATAAAGTTACCAGAAGATAAAGGTCAAGTGACAAATGCTTTTCATCACGTTTGGGGATATTTCAAAAAGAATGCAACATCAGAGGAAAAATATAAGTTCTTTGCAAAGTTAGAAGAGTATAGAGATGGAAAAACAACACAAAACGAGATTTTAAAAGAAATAAGAGTATTATTGGGAAAATATTCTAATAAGTATTTACAGGAATCAACTTTTATTATAGGAGAAAATTAA